A part of Crassostrea angulata isolate pt1a10 chromosome 5, ASM2561291v2, whole genome shotgun sequence genomic DNA contains:
- the LOC128184164 gene encoding uncharacterized protein LOC128184164 isoform X2 encodes MQNGLYVIEKWYRVSIFAFVCDAPARAFLKYIKGHTAYYSCERCIIKGTCNGRVVFNSDTVASPRTNERFQNLEYDIHQTKRSPLIDIGFPCVTSFSLDYMHLVCLGVTKRILTFLKQGPRECRLSHQQLTILSEKMMNLNGKMPREFARQPRSLDYLDKWKATEFRQFLLYTGSPPPVRKSPRKPQGREQSQIQLPPKKRAKTNELSAAVSRPSQIYEDLSSDEEENETESIPRRSPRKHKDSRPKDSSPTQRNSSPTQRRRMTALPPLESDDSERSVDRRSPSTPTASGYPMPTERFQRRVIQLLVEIRDNLRKGDHGRRMEEEQGEFEVPECDQIPEFEEFDNSLDDRELQKKIKTKMRLTGGTSLGDHVKIAIKRCMTNGLMAKMNLKGKKGKYAFGNTNICRIIKDAVIQSHPNATEANIFDEMSRFLKYAPGRIGKGGRGKES; translated from the exons ATGCAGAATGGGTTGTATGTTATTGAAAAATGGTACCGAGTCAGTATTTTTGCTTTTGTTTGTGACGCACCTGCTAGAGCATTcctaaaatatatcaaaggacACACTGCTTATTATAGTTGTGAAAGATGTATAATCAAAGGGACATGTAATGGACGTGTTGTGTTTAATTCTGATACTGTTGCATCTCCACGTACAAATGAAAGATTCCAAAACCTTGAATATGATATTCATCAAACCAAAAGGTCCCCTCTAATTGACATTGGGTTTCCATGTGTCACTTCGTTCTCCCTGGACTATATGCATCTTGTATGCTTGGGTGTCACCAAAagaatattgacatttttgaaacaaggACCAAGAGAATGCAGATTGTCTCATCAGCAGTTGACCATCCTCTCAGAAAAAATGATGAATTTAAATGGCAAGATGCCAAGAGAATTTGCCAGGCAGCCAAGGTCTTTGGATTATTTGGATAAGTGGAAAGCCACAGAATTTAGACAATTTTTGCTTTACACGGGAAGTCCCCCACCAGTAAGAAAGTCTCCAAGGAAGCCACAGGGACGGGAACAATCTCAAATTCAGTTACCTCCCAAAAAGCGAgcaaaaacaaatgaattaagtgcag CTGTTTCAAGACCAAGCcagatttatgaagatttgtCTTCAGATGAAGAAGAAAACGAGACTGAATCAATTCCAAGAAGGTCTCCCAGGAAGCACAAAGATTCGAGACCAAAGGATTCTTCGCCTACTCAAAGAAATTCTTCACCAACTCAAAGAAGGCGGATGACAGCACTTCCCCCTCTGGAGTCTGATGACTCTGAGCGATCAGTTGATAGGAGAAGCCCCAGCACCCCAACTGCTTCTGGCTATCCAATGCCAACAGAAA gATTTCAGCGTCGAGTCATACAGCTGTTGGTTGAAATTAGAGATAACCTTAGGAAAGGAGATCATGGACGGAGGATGGAGGAGGAACAAGGAGAGTTTGAGGTCCCTGAGTGTGATCAGATACCTGAGTTTGAGGAGTTCGACAATTCTCTAGATGATAGGGAACTACAAAAAAAGata aaaacaaagatgAGATTAACTGGGGGCACCAGTCTTGGAGACCATGTCAAAATTGCCATTAAAAG ATGCATGACAAACGGTCTAATGGCGAAGATGAATCTGAAAGGGAAGAAAGGGAAATATGCCTTTGGAAACACAAACATCTGCAGAATTATCAAAG acGCAGTAATTCAAAGCCATCCAAATGCAACGGAAGCAAACATCTTTGATGAAATGAGCCGATTTCTGAAGTACGCGCCAGGAAGAATTGGAAAAGGTGGAAGAGGAAAGGAGTCATg a
- the LOC128184164 gene encoding uncharacterized protein LOC128184164 isoform X1, whose translation MQNGLYVIEKWYRVSIFAFVCDAPARAFLKYIKGHTAYYSCERCIIKGTCNGRVVFNSDTVASPRTNERFQNLEYDIHQTKRSPLIDIGFPCVTSFSLDYMHLVCLGVTKRILTFLKQGPRECRLSHQQLTILSEKMMNLNGKMPREFARQPRSLDYLDKWKATEFRQFLLYTGSPPPVRKSPRKPQGREQSQIQLPPKKRAKTNELSAAVSRPSQIYEDLSSDEEENETESIPRRSPRKHKDSRPKDSSPTQRNSSPTQRRRMTALPPLESDDSERSVDRRSPSTPTASGYPMPTERFQRRVIQLLVEIRDNLRKGDHGRRMEEEQGEFEVPECDQIPEFEEFDNSLDDRELQKKIKTKMRLTGGTSLGDHVKIAIKRCMTNGLMAKMNLKGKKGKYAFGNTNICRIIKDAVIQSHPNATEANIFDEMSRFLKYAPGRIGKGGRGKESW comes from the exons ATGCAGAATGGGTTGTATGTTATTGAAAAATGGTACCGAGTCAGTATTTTTGCTTTTGTTTGTGACGCACCTGCTAGAGCATTcctaaaatatatcaaaggacACACTGCTTATTATAGTTGTGAAAGATGTATAATCAAAGGGACATGTAATGGACGTGTTGTGTTTAATTCTGATACTGTTGCATCTCCACGTACAAATGAAAGATTCCAAAACCTTGAATATGATATTCATCAAACCAAAAGGTCCCCTCTAATTGACATTGGGTTTCCATGTGTCACTTCGTTCTCCCTGGACTATATGCATCTTGTATGCTTGGGTGTCACCAAAagaatattgacatttttgaaacaaggACCAAGAGAATGCAGATTGTCTCATCAGCAGTTGACCATCCTCTCAGAAAAAATGATGAATTTAAATGGCAAGATGCCAAGAGAATTTGCCAGGCAGCCAAGGTCTTTGGATTATTTGGATAAGTGGAAAGCCACAGAATTTAGACAATTTTTGCTTTACACGGGAAGTCCCCCACCAGTAAGAAAGTCTCCAAGGAAGCCACAGGGACGGGAACAATCTCAAATTCAGTTACCTCCCAAAAAGCGAgcaaaaacaaatgaattaagtgcag CTGTTTCAAGACCAAGCcagatttatgaagatttgtCTTCAGATGAAGAAGAAAACGAGACTGAATCAATTCCAAGAAGGTCTCCCAGGAAGCACAAAGATTCGAGACCAAAGGATTCTTCGCCTACTCAAAGAAATTCTTCACCAACTCAAAGAAGGCGGATGACAGCACTTCCCCCTCTGGAGTCTGATGACTCTGAGCGATCAGTTGATAGGAGAAGCCCCAGCACCCCAACTGCTTCTGGCTATCCAATGCCAACAGAAA gATTTCAGCGTCGAGTCATACAGCTGTTGGTTGAAATTAGAGATAACCTTAGGAAAGGAGATCATGGACGGAGGATGGAGGAGGAACAAGGAGAGTTTGAGGTCCCTGAGTGTGATCAGATACCTGAGTTTGAGGAGTTCGACAATTCTCTAGATGATAGGGAACTACAAAAAAAGata aaaacaaagatgAGATTAACTGGGGGCACCAGTCTTGGAGACCATGTCAAAATTGCCATTAAAAG ATGCATGACAAACGGTCTAATGGCGAAGATGAATCTGAAAGGGAAGAAAGGGAAATATGCCTTTGGAAACACAAACATCTGCAGAATTATCAAAG acGCAGTAATTCAAAGCCATCCAAATGCAACGGAAGCAAACATCTTTGATGAAATGAGCCGATTTCTGAAGTACGCGCCAGGAAGAATTGGAAAAGGTGGAAGAGGAAAGGAGTCATggtaa